TGGCCGGGCTTGGCGCCTTTGCCAAGATGCAGCAGGAAGGCAGCAAGGCTTTCGAAGCGCTGGTGAAAGACGGCGCCGGCATGCAGAAGAAGACCCAGGCCGCGGCCGAGGAAACCCTCGCGCAGGCGCAGACGCGCATGGCCGGCTTTGCGAGCGAATTCGGCACCAAGGCCGCGGGCCAATGGGGCAAGCTCGAGAACATCTTCGAAGAGCGGGTGGCGCGCGCGCTCGAAAAGCTGGGCGTCCCCTCGGTCGCCGAGCACGCGGCGCTGCAGGCCCGCGTGGCCGCGCTCGAGGCCGAACTGCAGCGCAGCCAAGGCCAGCCAAACGCCGCTCCGGTCCGGGCGACGAGCCGCAAGACAGCGGGCCGCAACGCGCCGCCCGCCTCCGCCGCCGCCAAGAAGACCGTGCGGCGCAGCACCAAAGCCGGCTAGGCACGCCAAGCCGGCCGGCGCCGGGAAAGCCCCCGCTTTTTGCGGCACCGCACAACGCGGGGTGCCGCAAAACATTGCCCTGCCCCGTTTGTGCTGCGGTGCACATACGCTAGAGTGTCCTCAAGAGAAAAAAACGGGGACTCGACATGGCCAAGAAGGCGCCACGCCGCACAGCGCAACGCATCCTTGAAGCCGCACTGGAGCTGTTCAACCGCTTCGGGGAGCCGAACGTTTCCACCACGCTGGTGGCGGGCGAGCTCAACATCAGTCCCGGCAATCTCTACTATCACTACCCCGCCAAGGAAGAGCTGATCAACAAGCTCTACGAAGGCTACGAGGCCGAGCTCAACGAGCTCCTGCATG
The Variovorax paradoxus genome window above contains:
- a CDS encoding phasin family protein, giving the protein MATQDDEHGNNKGSDRIKDSAQQIWLAGLGAFAKMQQEGSKAFEALVKDGAGMQKKTQAAAEETLAQAQTRMAGFASEFGTKAAGQWGKLENIFEERVARALEKLGVPSVAEHAALQARVAALEAELQRSQGQPNAAPVRATSRKTAGRNAPPASAAAKKTVRRSTKAG